Proteins co-encoded in one Callospermophilus lateralis isolate mCalLat2 chromosome 2, mCalLat2.hap1, whole genome shotgun sequence genomic window:
- the Or51g1 gene encoding LOW QUALITY PROTEIN: olfactory receptor 51G1 (The sequence of the model RefSeq protein was modified relative to this genomic sequence to represent the inferred CDS: inserted 1 base in 1 codon), with translation MAISYNSSLQKATFFLXGFQGLEDLHGWISIPFCSIYLTVILGNLTILHIIRTDATLHEPMYYFLAMLALTDLGLCLSTLPTVLGIFWFDAREIGIPACFTQLFFIHTLSLVESSVLLSMSVDRYVAICNPLRYSSVLTPARIIKMGLSSVLRSALLILPLPFLLKRFQYCRSHVLAHAYCLHLEIMKLACSSIIVNHVYGLFVVACTVGVDSLLIFLSYALILRTVLSIASHQERLRALNTCISHICAVLLFYIPMIGLSLVHRFGEHLPRIVHLLMSYVYLLVPPLMNPIVYSIKTKQIRQRIVKKFEFVKSLRCFQKD, from the exons ATGGCCATTTCTTACAACAGCAGCCTCCAAAAAGCCACCTTCTTTC ACGGCTTTCAAGGTCTGGAAGATCTCCACGGCTGGATCTCTATTCCCTTCTGCTCCATCTACCTGACGGTTATCCTTGGGAACCTCACCATCCTGCACATCATCCGGACTGATGCCACCCTCCATGAGCCCATGTACTATTTCCTGGCCATGCTGGCCCTCACCGACTTGGGCCTTTGCCTGTCCACACTGCCCACCGTCCTGGGCATCTTCTGGTTTGATGCCAGAGAGATTGGCATCCCTGCCTGCTTCACTCAGCTCTTCTTCATCCACACCTTGTCTCTGGTGGAGTCCTCAGTGCTGTTGTCCATGTCCGTTGACCGCTACGTGGCCATTTGCAACCCGCTGCGCTACTCCAGTGTCCTGACGCctgcacgtatcatcaagatggggctgAGCTCAGTGCTTAGAAGTGCCCTGCTCATCCTCCCCTTGCCCTTCCTCCTTAAGCGCTTCCAGTACTGCCGCTCCCACGTGCTGGCCCATGCCTATTGTCTGCACCTGGAGATCATGAAGCTGGCCTGCTCTAGCATCATTGTCAATCACGTCTATGGGCTCTTTGTGGTGGCCTGCACTGTGGGTGTGGACTCCCTGCTCATATTCCTGTCGTACGCTCTCATCCTGCGCACTGTGCTGAGCATCGCCTCGCACCAGGAGCGCCTGCGGGCCCTCAACACCTGCATCTCCCACATCTGCGCTGTGCTGCTCTTCTACATCCCCATGATCGGCTTGTCTCTTGTGCATCGCTTTGGTGAACATCTGCCCCGCATTGTGCACCTTCTGATGTCTTATGTTTATCTGTTGGTTCCACCCCTCATGAACCCCATTGTCTACAGCATCAAGACCAAGCAAATCCGCCAACGTATTGTTAAGAAGTTTGAGTTTGTAAAATCACTTAGGTGTTTCCAAAAGGACTAA
- the Or51a4 gene encoding olfactory receptor 51A4 has protein sequence MAITNTSYAEITTFLLVGMPGLDHAHIWIAIPICSMYLIAILGNCTIIFIIKTEPSLHEPMYYFLSMLSLSDLGLSLSSLPTMLRIFLFNAPEISANACFAQEFFIHGFTALESSILLIMSFDRFLAIHNPLRYSSILTSVRVAQIGMVFSFKSILLVLPFPFTLRSLRYCKKSQLSHSYCLHQDVMKLSCSDNRIDVIYGFFGALCLMVDFMLIVVSYILILKTVLGIASRKEQLKALNTCVSHICAVVIFYLPIINLAIVHRFAQHVSPLINVLMANVLLLVPPLMNPIVYCVKTRQIRVRVVAKLC, from the coding sequence ATGGCCATTACTAACACATCATATGCTGAAATCACCACCTTCCTCTTGGTTGGGATGCCAGGGCTAGACCATGCACACATCTGGATCGCTATCCCTATTTGCAGCATGTATCTTATTGCTATTCTGGGAAACTGCACCATCATTTTCATCATCAAGACAGAGCCCTCCTTACATGAGCCTATGTACTATTTCCTTTCTATGTTGTCCCTGTCTGACTTGGGTTTGTCTTTGTCTTCTCTGCCTACCATGTTGAGGATCTTCTTGTTCAATGCTCCTGAAATttcagccaatgcctgctttgccCAGGAATTCTTCATCCATGGATTCACAGCACTGGAGTCTTCAATCCTCCTGATCATGTCATTTGACCGCTTCTTAGCCATCCACAACCCTCTGCGCTACAgctccatccttacatcagtccgAGTTGCCCAAATAGGAATGGTGTTCTCCTTTAAGAGTATCCTCCTGGTTCTACCCTTCCCCTTCACTCTGAGAAGCTTGAGATATTGTAAGAAaagccagctatcccactcctactGCCTCCACCAGGATGTCATGAAATTGTCCTGTTCTGACAACCGAATCGATGTCATCTATGGCTTTTTTGGGGCACTCTGCCTTATGGTAGACTTCATGCTCATTGTAGTATCTTACATCTTGATCCTCAAGACTGTGCTGGGAATTGCATCCCGAAAGGAGCAGCTCAAGGCCCTCAATACTTGTGTTTCACACATCTGTGCTGTGGTTATCTTCTATCTGCCAATCATCAACCTGGCCATTGTCCATCGCTTTGCCCAGCATGTCTCTCCCCTCATTAATGTACTCATGGCAAATGTTCTCTTACTTGTACCCCCACTGATGAACCCAATTGTTTATTGTGTGAAAACCAGGCAAATCAGGGTTAGAGTTGTAGCAAAATTGTGTTAG